Proteins co-encoded in one Nonomuraea helvata genomic window:
- a CDS encoding APC family permease, with product MRLVKTGPDPITGALAADRLGAPSVVYFVLSAAAPLTVVAGVVTTAYAVTGITGLPIAFLVVGVVLAVFAVGYVAMARHMANAGAFYTYISRGLGRPAGIAAAWVALIAYNALQVGLYGAFGTAATPLIERWLGVTPPWWIISLVAWALVAALGMMRVDVNGRLLAVLLTAEVAVILLFDLADLVNPATSGFSAETLSPSALFVPGVGALLVIATLGFVGFESSVVFSEESREPRRTVPLATYSAVAIIAVVYALSSWAMTVATGPANIVATARRDQADTIFQLAGAHLGGAVVDVARVLFVTSLFAAMISFHNTTARYFFALGRERVLPSVFGRTRARSGAPKAGSIAQSVFGLAVILAYALLGLDPLVQLFFYGGSFGGFGVLLLVFVTSIAIIVFFAREPSGETFSRRVAAPVPAALALAVMVWLAVENFGALLGVPEGDPLAWILPTVYGVAAVIGVMWALVLRAGQPAVYSLVGLGAKAAIRDGA from the coding sequence ATGCGTCTCGTGAAGACCGGGCCCGACCCGATCACCGGCGCGCTCGCCGCCGACCGGCTCGGCGCGCCCTCGGTCGTCTACTTCGTGCTCTCCGCCGCCGCACCGCTCACCGTCGTCGCCGGGGTGGTGACCACCGCGTACGCGGTCACCGGGATCACCGGGCTGCCCATCGCGTTCCTGGTGGTCGGGGTGGTGCTGGCGGTCTTCGCGGTCGGCTACGTGGCGATGGCCCGGCACATGGCGAACGCCGGCGCGTTCTACACCTACATCAGCCGCGGCCTGGGCCGGCCCGCGGGCATCGCGGCCGCCTGGGTGGCGCTGATCGCGTACAACGCCCTGCAGGTCGGCCTGTACGGCGCGTTCGGGACGGCGGCCACGCCGCTGATCGAACGCTGGCTGGGCGTCACGCCGCCCTGGTGGATCATCTCGCTGGTCGCCTGGGCCCTGGTCGCGGCCCTGGGCATGATGCGGGTGGACGTCAACGGACGCCTGCTCGCCGTGCTGCTGACCGCGGAGGTGGCGGTCATCCTGCTGTTCGACCTCGCGGACCTGGTCAACCCGGCGACCTCCGGGTTCTCGGCGGAGACGCTGTCGCCGAGCGCGCTGTTCGTGCCCGGCGTGGGGGCGCTGCTGGTGATCGCGACGCTGGGGTTCGTCGGGTTCGAGTCGTCCGTGGTGTTCTCGGAGGAGAGCCGGGAGCCGCGCCGTACGGTGCCGCTGGCCACGTACTCGGCGGTGGCGATCATCGCGGTCGTGTACGCGCTGTCGTCATGGGCGATGACGGTCGCCACCGGACCCGCGAACATCGTGGCCACGGCCAGGCGCGACCAGGCCGACACCATCTTCCAGCTCGCCGGCGCGCACCTGGGCGGCGCCGTGGTGGACGTCGCCCGGGTGCTCTTCGTGACCAGCCTCTTCGCGGCGATGATCTCGTTCCACAACACCACCGCCCGCTACTTCTTCGCGCTCGGACGGGAGCGGGTGCTCCCGTCGGTCTTCGGCAGGACGAGGGCGCGCAGCGGGGCACCCAAGGCGGGCTCGATCGCCCAGAGCGTGTTCGGGCTGGCCGTCATCCTGGCCTACGCGCTGCTGGGGCTCGATCCGCTGGTGCAGCTCTTCTTCTACGGCGGCTCGTTCGGCGGGTTCGGCGTGCTGCTGCTGGTCTTCGTGACGAGCATCGCGATCATCGTCTTCTTCGCCAGGGAGCCGAGCGGAGAGACGTTCTCGCGGCGGGTCGCCGCGCCCGTGCCCGCCGCGCTGGCGCTGGCCGTGATGGTGTGGCTGGCCGTGGAGAACTTCGGGGCGCTGCTCGGGGTGCCCGAGGGCGATCCGCTGGCGTGGATCCTGCCCACGGTCTACGGCGTGGCCGCGGTGATCGGAGTGATGTGGGCTCTGGTACTTCGCGCCGGACAGCCCGCCGTTTACTCTCTCGTTGGATTGGGCGCCAAGGCGGCGATCCGGGATGGGGCGTGA
- a CDS encoding glycoside hydrolase family 9 protein yields the protein MPRSRAAILALLTMVALSPATTAQADEGPEQIVNGTFDTGTAPWWSTGNLTLTVDAGRLCADIPGGTANPWDVIIGQNDLPLVAGDTYAYRFSASASPAKVGKALIQLPVDPWTQYLSANPELSVSGNAYSYTFTAPVSLPNAQVAFQLGGSAEPWRFCLDDVSLKGGAEPETYEPDTGPRVRVNMVGYLPQGPKKATVVTTATTALGWELKNAANQTVARGRTTPRGVDASSGQNVHTLDFGTYRRPGRGYTLTADGETSRPFDIAADIYDQLPADALKFYYTQRSGIEILDRLRPGYARPAGHAGVAPNQGDANVPCQPGVCDYSLNVKGGWYDAGDHGKYVVNGGISVYQLMAAYERDRSAFKDGQLNIPESGNGTPDILDEARWEQEFLLSMQVPEGKPYAGMAHHKIHDQNWTGLPLLPHLDPQLRELHPTSTAATLNLAATAAQAARLFARYDPAFAVRNLKAARRAWAAARANPARYADPNDGTGGGAYNDNDVSDEFYWAAAELYITTGGKEFKDFLLASPHHTGDVWRDRGFDWGNTAQLGRLDLATVPNALPDRARVRRSVVEGAEKYLAVQRAHPYGLPYNPPDFDWGSNNLVLNNMVVLATAYDLTGHEKYRAAVREGMDYLFGRNALNQSYVTGYGEVASHNQHSRWYAHQLDPALPNPPRGTLAGGPNSGIQDPLAQRLLKGCKPQFCYIDDIESWATNELTINWNSPLAWVSAFLADKGR from the coding sequence ATGCCCCGAAGCCGGGCCGCCATACTGGCCCTCCTCACCATGGTCGCCCTGTCCCCCGCCACCACAGCGCAGGCGGACGAGGGTCCCGAGCAGATCGTCAACGGCACCTTCGACACCGGCACCGCTCCCTGGTGGAGCACCGGCAACCTCACCCTCACGGTGGACGCCGGCCGGCTCTGCGCCGACATCCCCGGCGGCACGGCCAACCCCTGGGACGTCATCATCGGCCAGAACGACCTCCCGCTGGTGGCGGGCGACACGTACGCGTACCGGTTCAGCGCGTCGGCGAGCCCCGCCAAGGTCGGCAAGGCGCTGATCCAGCTCCCCGTGGACCCGTGGACGCAGTACCTGTCGGCCAATCCGGAGCTCAGCGTCTCCGGCAACGCCTACTCCTACACCTTCACCGCCCCCGTGTCGCTGCCCAACGCCCAGGTCGCCTTCCAGCTGGGCGGCAGCGCCGAGCCGTGGCGCTTCTGCCTGGACGACGTCTCGCTCAAGGGCGGCGCGGAGCCCGAGACGTACGAACCGGACACCGGACCGCGCGTCCGCGTGAACATGGTCGGCTACCTTCCGCAGGGCCCCAAGAAGGCCACCGTGGTCACCACCGCGACCACGGCACTCGGCTGGGAGCTCAAGAACGCCGCCAACCAGACGGTCGCCAGAGGCAGGACCACTCCCAGAGGCGTGGACGCCAGCTCCGGCCAGAACGTGCACACCCTCGACTTCGGCACCTACCGCAGGCCGGGCAGGGGTTACACGCTGACGGCGGACGGCGAGACGAGCAGGCCGTTCGACATCGCCGCCGACATCTACGACCAGCTCCCCGCGGACGCGCTGAAGTTCTACTACACCCAGCGCAGCGGCATCGAGATCCTCGACCGGCTCAGGCCGGGCTACGCCAGGCCCGCCGGGCACGCCGGCGTGGCGCCGAACCAGGGTGACGCGAACGTCCCGTGCCAGCCCGGCGTCTGCGACTACTCGCTCAACGTCAAGGGCGGCTGGTACGACGCCGGCGACCACGGCAAGTACGTCGTCAACGGCGGCATCTCGGTCTACCAGCTCATGGCCGCGTACGAACGGGACAGGTCCGCCTTCAAGGACGGCCAGTTGAACATCCCGGAGAGCGGCAACGGCACGCCGGACATTTTGGACGAGGCCCGCTGGGAGCAGGAGTTCCTGCTGAGCATGCAGGTGCCGGAGGGCAAGCCGTACGCGGGGATGGCGCACCACAAGATCCACGACCAGAACTGGACGGGTCTGCCGCTGCTGCCGCACCTGGACCCGCAGCTCCGCGAGCTGCACCCCACCTCGACGGCCGCCACCCTCAACCTGGCCGCGACGGCGGCGCAGGCGGCCAGGCTGTTCGCCCGGTACGACCCGGCGTTCGCCGTCAGGAACCTCAAAGCGGCCCGCAGGGCCTGGGCGGCCGCCAGGGCCAACCCGGCCAGGTACGCCGACCCGAACGACGGCACCGGCGGCGGCGCCTACAACGACAACGACGTGAGCGACGAGTTCTACTGGGCGGCGGCGGAGCTGTACATCACGACCGGCGGGAAGGAGTTCAAGGACTTCCTGCTCGCCTCCCCGCACCACACCGGCGACGTCTGGCGCGACAGGGGCTTCGACTGGGGCAACACCGCCCAGCTCGGCCGCCTCGACCTGGCCACCGTGCCCAACGCCCTCCCCGACCGGGCGCGGGTGCGGCGGTCCGTGGTCGAGGGGGCGGAGAAGTACCTGGCGGTCCAGCGGGCGCACCCGTACGGGCTGCCGTACAACCCGCCGGACTTCGACTGGGGCTCGAACAACCTGGTGCTGAACAACATGGTCGTCCTGGCCACGGCCTACGACCTGACCGGGCACGAGAAGTACCGGGCGGCCGTCCGCGAGGGCATGGACTACCTCTTCGGCCGCAACGCGCTCAACCAGTCGTACGTGACCGGCTACGGCGAGGTGGCCTCGCACAACCAGCACAGCCGCTGGTACGCGCACCAGCTCGACCCCGCGCTGCCCAACCCGCCGCGCGGCACACTGGCCGGCGGCCCCAACTCCGGTATCCAGGACCCGCTCGCGCAGCGACTGCTCAAAGGCTGCAAACCCCAGTTCTGCTACATCGACGACATCGAGTCCTGGGCCACGAACGAGCTGACCATCAACTGGAACTCCCCGCTGGCCTGGGTCTCCGCGTTCCTGGCGGACAAGGGCAGGTGA
- a CDS encoding ATP-binding protein, whose protein sequence is MGDSLTLLLLGTPDLAVGGAPVGIRSAKTRALLCYLAAAPGPRPRAELAALLWGERPDVNARGSLRLALSELRKEVGGWLDITREHVSLRADHACFVDHRRLTQAPTVAEALRLWRGDFLDGVSFGDAPGFADWLESERRRVRLLLRGLLIHSSTSCASGSSGSSDDVVRLARIVAGLDPYDEEAHRLLMRALAGAGNRAAALTCYDELRRRLTAELGVEPAPETLEVRRQLVPRALPTSRVALPVPGTELIGRDADVRDLRALMARERLVTLLGPGGIGKTRLAVAAASSAPDPHPVAFVSFAGVRPEAAVTTLARRLGVDLSPPRPATDLLLAALAHRTTLLVLDNLDHLPAFDRVIGEILRTAPEVRVLATSRRRPDLACQAVVQVEGLSGLAAEALFTARALRAQPSFDADREAADVAAICAVTGGLPLAVELAAGLLRAIPCAELARRLRADPGALLSTAGPAARPRHAGMRTVFETSWRLLDPACRSALAALSVFGGGCTLCSALEVAATTPQVLVRLVDQSMIHLTPSGRYALHPLIQQFAAAHLREDPVAHRSVRERHAAHFAGLLDHHAPALHDASDTEVTRVLGAEMDNIRLAWATSGESRFLDRYWTLCLRLRLYEESAAIVRRRLARGTQAPHLRARWLRMAGVSAYQLARVAEATQFARAALDALGEPLPAAPTGLATATLTAAARQAGRRVVPSCLSEAAGTEAAQALALLARLAYHEQDLPTMLAASLRQLNAAERTTDPSLRAEAYANFAAIARIAGRHRVARRYGTLSDTALAELRHPTDAANRARLSRGLDQLHAGAFERARQFFAEGRARTLDPRMAENCAGMLAETALWQGDFAASADLFAETEELAVRRVGGDEIGRHWCLTGRAEALLRMDGVAPERIAEVLAAARSSTDRRRTYEKELGLRDGPVTRAIQEMRIITASARLDLRVPGTSGLVAADVRLDVRAADTDRSVARDALARALELARGLPSAQRGMLECWTGLAELLWSLGPRPDRATTRQLHAHLGAYLARHPGAAARIGWARALVLAAAGREKAARRAAAQAMAAAERLATPYDHRRAARLAT, encoded by the coding sequence ATGGGAGACTCGCTGACCCTGCTCCTGCTGGGGACGCCCGACCTGGCCGTCGGAGGAGCGCCCGTGGGCATCCGTTCCGCCAAGACGCGGGCGCTGCTCTGCTACCTGGCCGCCGCGCCGGGCCCACGCCCGCGCGCCGAGCTGGCCGCGCTGCTGTGGGGCGAGCGCCCCGACGTCAACGCGCGCGGCAGCCTGCGGCTCGCGCTGTCCGAGCTGCGCAAGGAGGTGGGCGGCTGGCTCGACATCACCCGCGAACACGTGAGCCTCCGCGCCGACCACGCCTGCTTCGTGGACCACCGGCGTCTCACCCAGGCGCCGACGGTGGCGGAGGCGCTGCGGCTGTGGCGGGGCGACTTCCTGGACGGCGTCTCCTTCGGCGACGCGCCGGGCTTCGCCGACTGGCTGGAGTCGGAGCGCCGGCGGGTGCGGCTGCTGCTGCGCGGTCTTCTCATCCACTCGAGCACCTCCTGCGCCTCCGGGTCCTCCGGCTCCTCTGACGACGTGGTACGGCTGGCGCGCATCGTGGCCGGGCTCGACCCGTACGACGAGGAGGCGCACCGGCTGCTGATGCGAGCCCTGGCCGGAGCGGGCAACCGGGCGGCGGCGCTGACCTGCTACGACGAGCTGCGCCGCCGGCTGACCGCCGAGCTGGGCGTCGAACCCGCGCCGGAGACCCTGGAGGTCAGGCGGCAGCTCGTGCCCAGGGCGCTGCCCACCTCGCGCGTGGCGCTGCCCGTGCCCGGCACGGAGCTGATCGGCAGGGACGCCGACGTCCGGGACCTGCGCGCGCTGATGGCCCGCGAGCGCCTGGTCACCCTGCTGGGACCGGGCGGGATCGGCAAGACCCGCCTCGCCGTCGCCGCAGCGTCGAGCGCCCCCGACCCACACCCGGTCGCGTTCGTGTCCTTCGCGGGCGTGCGGCCCGAGGCGGCCGTCACCACGCTGGCCCGCCGCCTCGGCGTGGACCTCTCGCCGCCGCGCCCCGCCACGGACCTCCTCCTCGCCGCGCTCGCCCACCGCACGACCCTCCTCGTGCTCGACAACCTCGACCACCTCCCGGCCTTCGACCGGGTCATCGGCGAGATCCTCCGCACGGCCCCCGAGGTGCGGGTCCTGGCGACGAGCAGGCGCCGCCCGGACCTGGCCTGCCAGGCGGTCGTCCAGGTGGAGGGACTGTCGGGGCTGGCCGCGGAGGCGCTGTTCACGGCGCGGGCGCTCAGGGCGCAACCGTCGTTCGACGCGGACCGCGAGGCCGCCGACGTGGCCGCGATCTGCGCTGTCACCGGTGGGCTCCCGCTGGCCGTCGAGCTCGCGGCCGGTCTGCTGCGCGCCATACCGTGCGCGGAGCTGGCCCGGCGCCTGCGCGCCGATCCCGGTGCCCTGCTCTCCACCGCCGGACCCGCCGCCAGGCCACGGCACGCCGGCATGCGTACGGTGTTCGAGACCTCCTGGCGTCTGCTGGACCCGGCCTGCCGGTCGGCGCTGGCCGCGCTGTCGGTGTTCGGGGGCGGGTGCACGTTGTGCTCGGCCTTGGAGGTGGCCGCGACCACCCCGCAGGTACTGGTCCGCCTGGTCGATCAGAGCATGATCCACCTCACCCCGTCCGGCCGGTACGCCCTCCACCCGCTCATCCAGCAGTTCGCCGCCGCGCACCTGCGCGAGGACCCTGTGGCCCACCGGTCCGTACGCGAGCGGCACGCCGCCCACTTCGCCGGGCTGCTCGACCACCACGCACCCGCCCTCCACGACGCTTCGGACACGGAGGTGACCCGCGTGCTCGGGGCGGAGATGGACAACATCCGCCTGGCCTGGGCGACGTCGGGCGAATCGCGGTTCCTCGATCGCTACTGGACGCTCTGCCTGCGGTTACGCCTCTATGAGGAGTCGGCGGCCATCGTCCGGCGCCGCCTCGCGCGTGGCACGCAGGCGCCGCACCTGCGTGCCCGCTGGCTGCGGATGGCAGGGGTGAGCGCGTACCAGCTGGCCAGGGTGGCGGAGGCCACGCAGTTCGCCAGGGCCGCGCTCGACGCCCTGGGCGAGCCGCTCCCCGCCGCACCGACCGGCCTCGCCACCGCCACGCTGACCGCCGCCGCCCGGCAGGCCGGTCGCCGCGTCGTGCCCTCCTGCCTCTCGGAGGCGGCCGGGACGGAGGCCGCGCAGGCGCTCGCTCTGCTGGCCAGGCTCGCCTACCACGAGCAGGACCTGCCCACGATGCTGGCCGCCTCGCTCCGCCAGCTCAACGCCGCCGAACGGACGACCGACCCCTCGTTGCGGGCCGAGGCGTACGCGAACTTCGCCGCGATCGCCCGCATAGCCGGCCGCCACCGCGTCGCGCGCCGCTACGGCACGCTCTCCGACACCGCCCTGGCCGAGCTCCGGCACCCCACGGACGCCGCGAACCGCGCCAGGCTGTCCCGGGGGCTGGACCAGCTCCATGCGGGCGCGTTCGAGAGAGCCCGGCAGTTCTTCGCCGAGGGCCGGGCGAGGACCCTGGACCCGCGGATGGCGGAGAACTGCGCCGGCATGCTCGCGGAGACCGCCCTGTGGCAGGGGGACTTCGCGGCGTCGGCGGATCTGTTCGCAGAGACGGAGGAGCTGGCGGTGCGCCGGGTGGGCGGGGACGAGATCGGCCGCCACTGGTGCCTGACCGGCCGGGCCGAGGCGCTGCTGCGGATGGACGGAGTGGCTCCGGAGCGGATCGCGGAGGTGCTGGCGGCCGCCCGCTCGTCCACGGACCGCCGCCGCACGTACGAGAAGGAGCTGGGTCTGCGGGACGGGCCGGTCACGCGGGCGATCCAGGAGATGCGCATCATCACGGCGTCCGCACGACTGGACCTCCGTGTCCCGGGCACGAGCGGGCTGGTCGCGGCCGACGTGCGGCTGGACGTGCGCGCCGCTGACACCGACCGGAGCGTGGCGCGCGACGCGTTGGCGCGGGCGCTCGAACTGGCGCGGGGGTTGCCGTCGGCGCAGCGCGGGATGCTGGAGTGCTGGACGGGGCTGGCCGAGCTGCTCTGGTCGCTCGGCCCCCGGCCGGACCGGGCGACGACGCGGCAGCTCCACGCCCACCTGGGCGCGTACCTGGCGCGGCACCCCGGGGCCGCGGCCCGCATCGGCTGGGCCCGCGCCCTCGTGCTGGCCGCGGCGGGCAGGGAGAAGGCGGCGAGGAGGGCGGCAGCGCAGGCCATGGCCGCCGCGGAACGCCTCGCCACGCCGTACGACCACCGACGGGCAGCCCGGCTGGCCACCTAG
- a CDS encoding peptidoglycan-binding protein, protein MRPRNLLAGVIAGVVLVAGAGWAVSTRLRSPADEAARRAAPRASLITAAVERRKLVSTVVLSGTLEYGSPLPISLAGVVGGTSELQRATRAPHRGRLKEGAVLMEVNGRPVFALRGSVPMHRTIAPGTKGDDVRQLQRALRRLGYGAPATGVFDRATISAVTRMYTKKGYEAQQPTLLDRQQYDTLRKAVQTAQETLATEQQTLDQGRDVLPLKIKLTNAKVDLKSAERALKEAESQEATPEDETKLAAADAAVRAAEEKLAQAEQELAAARNPPTPPASGATPGPTAAPQPTTSTDTSLLEMRVENARADLAAAHEARDRASEEARQARDKRLEELRKAVRTAKEAKATAEQALRQARQLSPTRLKVTGARKDVAAARAMLAEFARTYGTSIPPGEVVFLPKLPARVEKVSVKAGQQVQNEIATVTGSTFMVTGSVEATESDLLRTGMEASIELDSGKTYKAALTAVGDQAKVPGAEEPANGAEPVLLTPASTKGLKAGTAVTARVTVGATKSPVLVVPVAAVITAADGKARVQVEYAADKTKEVEVRTGLTADGNVEVTGALKEGDRVVVSGA, encoded by the coding sequence ATGAGACCACGTAATCTCCTCGCCGGCGTCATCGCCGGTGTCGTGCTCGTCGCCGGGGCGGGGTGGGCGGTGAGCACCCGGTTACGCTCACCCGCAGACGAGGCGGCCCGCCGGGCCGCGCCCAGAGCGTCGCTGATCACCGCCGCCGTCGAGCGCCGCAAGCTGGTCAGCACCGTCGTGCTCAGCGGCACGCTGGAGTACGGCTCGCCGCTGCCGATCAGCCTGGCCGGTGTGGTCGGCGGCACCTCCGAGCTGCAGCGCGCCACGCGAGCCCCGCACCGGGGCAGGCTCAAGGAGGGCGCGGTGCTGATGGAGGTCAACGGCCGCCCGGTGTTCGCGCTGCGCGGGTCCGTGCCGATGCACCGCACGATCGCCCCCGGCACCAAGGGGGACGACGTCCGGCAGCTCCAGCGGGCACTGCGCCGGCTGGGTTACGGCGCCCCCGCCACGGGCGTGTTCGACCGGGCCACGATCTCGGCGGTCACCCGGATGTACACGAAGAAGGGGTACGAGGCCCAGCAGCCCACGCTGCTCGACCGGCAGCAGTACGACACGTTGCGCAAGGCCGTACAGACCGCCCAGGAGACCTTGGCGACCGAGCAGCAGACCCTCGACCAGGGACGCGACGTCCTGCCTCTCAAGATCAAGCTGACCAACGCCAAGGTGGACCTGAAGTCGGCCGAGCGGGCGCTGAAGGAGGCCGAGTCGCAGGAGGCGACGCCCGAGGACGAGACCAAGCTGGCGGCCGCGGACGCGGCCGTGCGCGCGGCGGAGGAGAAGCTCGCGCAGGCGGAGCAGGAGCTCGCCGCGGCCAGGAACCCGCCGACCCCACCGGCCTCGGGGGCCACCCCGGGGCCCACTGCCGCGCCGCAGCCCACCACCTCCACTGACACGAGCCTGCTGGAGATGCGGGTCGAGAACGCGAGAGCGGACCTGGCGGCGGCACACGAGGCCCGCGACCGGGCCTCGGAGGAGGCGCGGCAGGCCAGGGACAAGCGGCTCGAAGAGCTGCGCAAGGCCGTGCGCACGGCGAAGGAGGCCAAAGCCACCGCCGAGCAGGCACTGCGCCAGGCCAGGCAGCTCTCCCCCACCAGGCTCAAGGTCACCGGCGCCAGGAAGGACGTGGCCGCGGCAAGGGCGATGCTGGCCGAGTTCGCGCGTACGTACGGGACCTCCATCCCGCCCGGCGAGGTGGTGTTCCTGCCGAAGCTGCCGGCACGGGTGGAGAAGGTCTCCGTGAAGGCGGGGCAGCAGGTCCAGAACGAGATCGCCACGGTGACCGGCTCGACGTTCATGGTGACCGGGTCGGTCGAGGCGACGGAGTCCGACCTGCTGCGCACGGGCATGGAGGCGAGCATCGAGCTCGACAGCGGCAAGACGTACAAGGCGGCGCTCACCGCGGTCGGCGACCAGGCCAAGGTGCCCGGCGCCGAGGAACCCGCGAACGGGGCGGAGCCGGTGCTGCTCACGCCTGCCTCGACGAAGGGGCTCAAGGCCGGCACCGCGGTGACGGCCCGCGTGACGGTGGGGGCGACCAAGAGTCCGGTGCTGGTCGTGCCCGTGGCCGCCGTGATCACCGCTGCGGACGGGAAGGCGCGGGTGCAGGTCGAGTACGCGGCCGACAAGACCAAGGAGGTCGAGGTGCGTACGGGCCTGACCGCCGACGGGAACGTCGAGGTCACCGGCGCGCTCAAGGAG
- a CDS encoding GOLPH3/VPS74 family protein, with translation MLADDFFLVSWDTTGSGRPRLHVQGIALGLAGALIGELVLHQRVVVRGMRLTVVDPRQAMENVPDNVADRALADIGNSPHHTDVRTWLAYLARRSVDDVSGRLVATGLLERETPKLLKRKQRRFFSTDFSKAMWPATRLRLALVRWEPLSPQDMALATLVDACDMTDTVLDDPADRRLARQYLARLQEAIPRPLGDLSRQVSAAVGDAVLTYRT, from the coding sequence GTGCTTGCCGATGATTTCTTTCTCGTCTCGTGGGACACGACCGGTTCGGGCAGGCCCCGTCTGCACGTCCAGGGCATCGCGCTCGGCCTGGCCGGAGCCCTGATCGGCGAGCTGGTGCTGCACCAGAGGGTCGTCGTGCGGGGCATGCGGCTCACCGTGGTCGATCCGCGGCAGGCCATGGAGAACGTGCCCGACAACGTGGCCGACAGGGCGCTGGCCGATATCGGCAATTCGCCGCACCATACCGACGTGCGTACGTGGCTGGCGTACCTCGCCCGGCGTTCGGTGGACGACGTGAGCGGGCGGCTGGTGGCCACCGGGCTGCTGGAGCGCGAAACCCCGAAACTGCTCAAACGCAAACAACGTCGCTTTTTCTCCACCGACTTCAGCAAGGCCATGTGGCCCGCCACCCGGCTACGGCTGGCGCTGGTCCGCTGGGAGCCGCTGTCGCCGCAGGACATGGCGCTGGCCACGCTGGTGGACGCCTGCGACATGACCGACACCGTGCTCGACGACCCCGCCGACCGGCGGCTGGCCCGCCAGTACCTCGCACGGCTGCAGGAGGCGATCCCCCGGCCGCTGGGCGACCTGAGCCGCCAGGTGAGCGCCGCGGTCGGCGACGCCGTACTGACCTATCGCACGTGA
- a CDS encoding PadR family transcriptional regulator has product MSEPMYFVLTALRAGPLHGHAISKSIKELSGGRVKPSVGTLYGILERLNERGVISVDREETVNGRNRRYFRITDEGQALVEAEARRMHEAAQLVLRPIT; this is encoded by the coding sequence GTGAGTGAGCCGATGTACTTCGTGCTCACCGCCCTACGCGCGGGCCCGCTGCACGGCCACGCGATCAGCAAGTCGATCAAGGAGCTGTCCGGGGGCCGGGTCAAGCCCTCGGTCGGCACCCTCTACGGCATCCTGGAGCGCCTGAATGAGCGGGGCGTGATCAGCGTGGACAGAGAGGAGACGGTCAACGGCCGCAACCGGCGCTACTTCCGGATCACCGACGAGGGTCAGGCGCTGGTCGAGGCGGAGGCGAGGCGCATGCACGAGGCCGCCCAGCTCGTGCTGCGCCCCATCACATGA
- a CDS encoding GNAT family N-acetyltransferase, whose amino-acid sequence MRPVIRRATADDAAKVAELIATAFSGLRAMHYLVPVRRERHQVMTANFRILVDHAVEHGEIHLVDDGSAVAVWFPHTAPLPEPPDYDRRLVEATGHWAERFRVLDALFAANHPAEPYHHLAFLAVHPSCQNQGLGSALLRHQHARLGGVPAYLEASDPRNRDLYARHGYRAREPFALPDGTLFWPMWRPADG is encoded by the coding sequence ATGCGGCCGGTCATCCGGCGAGCGACGGCCGACGACGCGGCGAAGGTGGCGGAGCTCATCGCGACCGCGTTCTCCGGGCTGAGGGCGATGCACTACCTCGTGCCCGTCCGCAGGGAACGTCACCAGGTCATGACCGCCAACTTCCGGATCCTCGTCGACCACGCCGTCGAGCACGGCGAGATCCACCTCGTCGACGACGGGTCCGCGGTCGCGGTCTGGTTCCCCCACACCGCGCCGCTGCCCGAGCCGCCCGACTACGACCGGCGGCTGGTCGAGGCCACGGGCCATTGGGCCGAGCGCTTCCGGGTGCTCGACGCGCTGTTCGCGGCGAACCATCCCGCGGAGCCGTACCACCACCTGGCCTTCCTGGCGGTCCACCCGAGCTGCCAGAACCAGGGGCTCGGCTCGGCGCTGCTGCGGCACCAGCACGCCCGGCTGGGCGGCGTGCCCGCGTACCTGGAGGCCAGCGACCCGCGCAACCGCGACCTGTACGCGCGCCACGGCTACCGGGCGCGGGAGCCGTTCGCGCTGCCGGACGGGACCCTGTTCTGGCCGATGTGGCGGCCCGCGGACGGGTAG